Proteins from a genomic interval of Phlebotomus papatasi isolate M1 chromosome 3, Ppap_2.1, whole genome shotgun sequence:
- the LOC129805989 gene encoding zinc finger protein 593 homolog, with protein sequence MGKPQRRHKMHSGDTHLRRRWRTRSRKKDLDEIDEDLTKKSEELLNQEVDLEKPGFAQFYCIHCAKYFIDDNALQSHFKTKVHKRRLKALETEPYSVEESERAAGHGSFKEAKKRKLETQFKDPADGNRSKVLVLEAPKEEKMEK encoded by the exons ATGGGAAAACCACAGCGAAGGCATAAGATGCACTCAGGAGACACTCATCTGAGGCGTCGATGGCGAACAAGAAGCCGTAAGAAGGACTTGGATGAG ATTGATGAAGATTTGACGAAGAAATCCGAGGAATTGCTGAATCAGGAAGTTGATTTGGAAAAGCCGGGCTTTGCACAATTCTACTGCATCCACTGTGCCAAGTACTTTATCGATGACAATGCTCTGCAGTCGCACTTTAAGACTAAAGTCCACAAGAGACGCCTCAAGGCCTTGGAGACAGAACCGTATTCCGTGGAGGAATCCGAGCGAGCTGCTGGCCACGGGAGTTTCAAGGAGGCTAAGAAGCGGAAGCTGGAGACACAATTTAAGGATCCCGCAGATGGGAATCGATCAAAGGTCCTGGTCCTGGAGGCTCCCAAAgaggaaaaaatggaaaaatag